The Calditrichota bacterium region GCCGCTTCCCTCGCCAGCCAGATTGAAGTAGCTGTGATGCGTGAGATTCACGATGGTCGGTTTGTCCGTGGTCGCCTCGTAGTCGATGCGCAGCTCGTTCTGGTTTGTGAGGCGGTAGGTTACAGTGGCGCGAAGGTTGCCGGGATAACCCTCGTCACCATCGGGACTGAGGTAGGTCAGGCGTACGCCCACGGCTTCCTTCTCGCGGACGGGCTCGCCCTGCCACACCACCTTGTCGAAGCCCTTCACGCCGCCGTGCAGATGGTTTGGACCATCATTGGTGGCGAGGCGGTATTCTATGCCGTCCAGCACGAAGCGCCCGCCGGCAATCCGGTTGCCGTAGCGGCCCACGATCGCCCCGAAGTAGGGGGAGTCCTCGAGATACTGCTGCAGGTTATTGTAGCCCAGCACCACATCGGCGAAATTCCCCTGGCGATCGGGCACCTCTAACGACACCACGATGCCACCGTAGGTGATGATCCGCGCCTTCATACCGTGCTCGTTGCGGAGGTCAAATGCCTCCACGACCCGCCCATCGGGCATTTTCCCGAAGATCTCCCGCGAAACCTGCATGCCTCCTCCTCGTCCCTTGCTGCAGTCCAGATGGAACAAACCTCCCACACTCAGGAGAACCAGCGCAACGCAGACCTCTCTCCTCATGGCAACTCTCCCTCTATGGCCTTCCGAATCGTCCGTCAGTGAAAAAGTAGCTCGCGGCGAGGTGGCTGCTTCGGCAAGTCAGGCCCTTCGATCGCGACTTCAAGCGCCCTGCCGCCGCGCTTTTGGAAGTATTCCACGCGGAAGGGGTGAAATCCCTCCTGCAACGCGATGGCCCCGGACTCTTCCCGCGCGCCGTGCAGCCCGTCGTTGTCCACCACCAGCTGGTCGCCGATCCACAGGCGAGAGCCGTCGTCGGAGCGCAGGTGGAACAGGTACACGCCCGTGGCTGGGACGCGAAAATAGCCAGA contains the following coding sequences:
- a CDS encoding galactose mutarotase, encoding MQVSREIFGKMPDGRVVEAFDLRNEHGMKARIITYGGIVVSLEVPDRQGNFADVVLGYNNLQQYLEDSPYFGAIVGRYGNRIAGGRFVLDGIEYRLATNDGPNHLHGGVKGFDKVVWQGEPVREKEAVGVRLTYLSPDGDEGYPGNLRATVTYRLTNQNELRIDYEATTDKPTIVNLTHHSYFNLAGEGSG